From the genome of Lineus longissimus chromosome 8, tnLinLong1.2, whole genome shotgun sequence, one region includes:
- the LOC135492261 gene encoding protein cycle-like isoform X3 — protein sequence MHSPEQNHSEIEKRRRDKMNMYITELASLIPMCSAMNRKLDRLTVLRMAVQHMKTLPGSGRSCPEPSLKPPFFSDDEYKHMILKAADGFLFVVSCDRGRILYVSTSVSTSLNYSQSDLMGQSLFDFLHPKDIQMVKDHLSSSDLARRDRFIDPKTMQPVKTEMANNLSQFVPGARRSFYCRMKTGSKSEKVPDVKIEKGAVMDSVRRRRIEKKNYAVIHCTGYVKSWPQSKMNMVEENEEGGESCNLSCLVVVGRLQTPFTPKKIQEHHHTSDVNPLEFISRQTVDGKFTYVDQRMTPILGYLPQELVGTSIYEYYHVDDIQQLVDTHKLILQSKVRVTSPVYRFKAKDSSFIFMKTTAYAFQNPWTKEVESVVATNTVTQASEYNGQEVSSSGVSADLDVFSTDDETKRKEYGGVNLSMMQSSTCTYPGAGKIGRQIADEVLECQNMPREGTSHDLPPASLQSTIDLHTTTIASPTGSAAVLDEESMMRQLSPHMPPREALIPPNGGHVGTHSADMGGDYDDNLMMNQMPSDRMVQVPGNGLIPRNGALEHDGMNWDNQGAIDGVIEPNAMLGIPEHSSENNDEATMSILMSLLEADAGLGGPVDFSDLPWPL from the exons ATGCATTCACCCGA GCAAAATCACAGTGAAATTGAAAAGCGGCGACGGGATAAAATGAACATGTACATCACGGAACTAGCAAGTCTTATTCCAATGTGCAGTGCCATGAACAGGAAACTCGACAGGCTCACAGTTCTGCGGATGGCTGTACAACACATGAAAACATTGCCAGGGTCGGGCCGATCATGTCCTGAGCCAAGCCTAAAGCCACCGTTTTTCTCAGATGATGAATATAAACATATGATACTGAAAGCGGCCGACGGTTTCCTGTTTGTTGTAAGCTGTGATCGAGGGCGTATTTTATATGTGTCTACGTCGGTCAGCACAAGTTTGAACTACTCCCAG TCTGATCTGATGGGTCAAAGTCTGTTTGACTTTCTCCACCCCAAGGATATACAAATGGTCAAGGATCACCTGTCCTCCTCCGATCTAGCCAGGCGAGATAGATTTATCGATCCGAAAA CGATGCAGCCTGTGAAGACTGAGATGGCCAATAATTTGTCACAATTTGTTCCCGGTGCTAGAAGGTCGTTTTATTGTCGTATGAAGACAGgctcaaaaagtgaaaaagttcCCGATGTGAAAATAGAAAAAGGTGCTGTGATGGATTCAGTTCGGCGGAGACGAATTG AGAAGAAAAATTATGCTGTGATACACTGTACTGGCTATGTGAAGTCTTGGCCGCAGTCAAAGATGAACATGGTCGAAGAAAATGAGGAAGGAGGGGAGAGTTGCAATCTCAGTTGTCTCGTCGTGGTCGGGAGACTGCAGACGCCGTTTACACCGAAAAAGATACAAGAACACCATCACACTTCAGATGTCAATCCATTGGAGTTCATATCTCGGCAGACGGTCGACGGAAAGTTTACATATGTTGATCAGAG GATGACACCGATTCTTGGATATCTCCCCCAGGAATTGGTCGGGACGTCCATTTACGAATATTATCATGTTGACGATATACAACAGCTTGTTGACACTCATAAATTGA TTTTACAAAGCAAAGTCCGTGTGACATCCCCGGTGTATCGGTTCAAAGCCAAAGACTCCTCCTTCATTTTCATGAAGACAACAGCCTACGCCTTCCAGAACCCCTGGACGAAAGAGGTGGAGAGTGTGGTGGCCACTAACACCGTCACGCA GGCGTCGGAGTATAATGGTCAGGAAGTGAGCAGCTCTGGGGTGTCTGCTGATCTTGACGTCTTCTCAACAGATGATGAAACAAAGAGGAAAGAAT ATGGTGGAGTTAATCTCAGTATGATGCAGAGCAGCACGTGCACATATCCGGGAGCTGGGAAAATCGGACGACAGATTGCTGATGAAGTTTTAGAATGCCAAAA CATGCCACGGGAGGGCACCAGTCATGATCTGCCTCCAGCATCCCTGCAAAGTACCATTGATCTTCAT ACAACAACCATAGCTAGTCCTACTGGTAGTGCAG CTGTATTGGATGAGGAGAGCATGATGCGGCAGCTCAGCCCGCACATGCCGCCCAGAGAGGCTTTGATACCACCGAACGGCGGTCATGTGGGTACGCACTCCGCTGACATGGGAG GCGACTACGATGACAATCTGATGATGAACCAGATGCCATCAGACCGAATGGTCCAGGTGCCCGGCAATGGGTTAATTCCAAGGAATGGTGCCTTGGAGCATG ATGGGATGAACTGGGACAACCAGGGTGCAATAGATGGTGTCATAGAACCAAATGCCATGCTCGGAATACCGGAACACTCGAGTGAAAATAACGATGAAGCTACAATGTCGATTTTAATGAGTTTGCTAGAGGCAGATGCGGGACTTGGGGGGCCTGTGGACTTCAGTGATCTGCCTTGGCCTCTCTGA
- the LOC135492261 gene encoding basic helix-loop-helix ARNT-like protein 1 isoform X2: protein MNMYITELASLIPMCSAMNRKLDRLTVLRMAVQHMKTLPGSGRSCPEPSLKPPFFSDDEYKHMILKAADGFLFVVSCDRGRILYVSTSVSTSLNYSQSDLMGQSLFDFLHPKDIQMVKDHLSSSDLARRDRFIDPKTMQPVKTEMANNLSQFVPGARRSFYCRMKTGSKSEKVPDVKIEKGAVMDSVRRRRIEKKNYAVIHCTGYVKSWPQSKMNMVEENEEGGESCNLSCLVVVGRLQTPFTPKKIQEHHHTSDVNPLEFISRQTVDGKFTYVDQRMTPILGYLPQELVGTSIYEYYHVDDIQQLVDTHKLILQSKVRVTSPVYRFKAKDSSFIFMKTTAYAFQNPWTKEVESVVATNTVTQASEYNGQEVSSSGVSADLDVFSTDDETKRKEYGGVNLSMMQSSTCTYPGAGKIGRQIADEVLECQNPPAEPAYMNMIHAEELANELIRAQCLMGSDMPREGTSHDLPPASLQSTIDLHTTTIASPTGSAAVLDEESMMRQLSPHMPPREALIPPNGGHVGTHSADMGGDYDDNLMMNQMPSDRMVQVPGNGLIPRNGALEHDGMNWDNQGAIDGVIEPNAMLGIPEHSSENNDEATMSILMSLLEADAGLGGPVDFSDLPWPL from the exons ATGAACATGTACATCACGGAACTAGCAAGTCTTATTCCAATGTGCAGTGCCATGAACAGGAAACTCGACAGGCTCACAGTTCTGCGGATGGCTGTACAACACATGAAAACATTGCCAGGGTCGGGCCGATCATGTCCTGAGCCAAGCCTAAAGCCACCGTTTTTCTCAGATGATGAATATAAACATATGATACTGAAAGCGGCCGACGGTTTCCTGTTTGTTGTAAGCTGTGATCGAGGGCGTATTTTATATGTGTCTACGTCGGTCAGCACAAGTTTGAACTACTCCCAG TCTGATCTGATGGGTCAAAGTCTGTTTGACTTTCTCCACCCCAAGGATATACAAATGGTCAAGGATCACCTGTCCTCCTCCGATCTAGCCAGGCGAGATAGATTTATCGATCCGAAAA CGATGCAGCCTGTGAAGACTGAGATGGCCAATAATTTGTCACAATTTGTTCCCGGTGCTAGAAGGTCGTTTTATTGTCGTATGAAGACAGgctcaaaaagtgaaaaagttcCCGATGTGAAAATAGAAAAAGGTGCTGTGATGGATTCAGTTCGGCGGAGACGAATTG AGAAGAAAAATTATGCTGTGATACACTGTACTGGCTATGTGAAGTCTTGGCCGCAGTCAAAGATGAACATGGTCGAAGAAAATGAGGAAGGAGGGGAGAGTTGCAATCTCAGTTGTCTCGTCGTGGTCGGGAGACTGCAGACGCCGTTTACACCGAAAAAGATACAAGAACACCATCACACTTCAGATGTCAATCCATTGGAGTTCATATCTCGGCAGACGGTCGACGGAAAGTTTACATATGTTGATCAGAG GATGACACCGATTCTTGGATATCTCCCCCAGGAATTGGTCGGGACGTCCATTTACGAATATTATCATGTTGACGATATACAACAGCTTGTTGACACTCATAAATTGA TTTTACAAAGCAAAGTCCGTGTGACATCCCCGGTGTATCGGTTCAAAGCCAAAGACTCCTCCTTCATTTTCATGAAGACAACAGCCTACGCCTTCCAGAACCCCTGGACGAAAGAGGTGGAGAGTGTGGTGGCCACTAACACCGTCACGCA GGCGTCGGAGTATAATGGTCAGGAAGTGAGCAGCTCTGGGGTGTCTGCTGATCTTGACGTCTTCTCAACAGATGATGAAACAAAGAGGAAAGAAT ATGGTGGAGTTAATCTCAGTATGATGCAGAGCAGCACGTGCACATATCCGGGAGCTGGGAAAATCGGACGACAGATTGCTGATGAAGTTTTAGAATGCCAAAA CCCTCCGGCAGAGCCGGCCTACATGAATATGATTCATGCTGAGGAGTTAGCGAACGAGTTAATACGTGCCCAGTGTTTAATGGGCAGTGA CATGCCACGGGAGGGCACCAGTCATGATCTGCCTCCAGCATCCCTGCAAAGTACCATTGATCTTCAT ACAACAACCATAGCTAGTCCTACTGGTAGTGCAG CTGTATTGGATGAGGAGAGCATGATGCGGCAGCTCAGCCCGCACATGCCGCCCAGAGAGGCTTTGATACCACCGAACGGCGGTCATGTGGGTACGCACTCCGCTGACATGGGAG GCGACTACGATGACAATCTGATGATGAACCAGATGCCATCAGACCGAATGGTCCAGGTGCCCGGCAATGGGTTAATTCCAAGGAATGGTGCCTTGGAGCATG ATGGGATGAACTGGGACAACCAGGGTGCAATAGATGGTGTCATAGAACCAAATGCCATGCTCGGAATACCGGAACACTCGAGTGAAAATAACGATGAAGCTACAATGTCGATTTTAATGAGTTTGCTAGAGGCAGATGCGGGACTTGGGGGGCCTGTGGACTTCAGTGATCTGCCTTGGCCTCTCTGA
- the LOC135492261 gene encoding basic helix-loop-helix ARNT-like protein 1 isoform X1, which produces MHSPEQNHSEIEKRRRDKMNMYITELASLIPMCSAMNRKLDRLTVLRMAVQHMKTLPGSGRSCPEPSLKPPFFSDDEYKHMILKAADGFLFVVSCDRGRILYVSTSVSTSLNYSQSDLMGQSLFDFLHPKDIQMVKDHLSSSDLARRDRFIDPKTMQPVKTEMANNLSQFVPGARRSFYCRMKTGSKSEKVPDVKIEKGAVMDSVRRRRIEKKNYAVIHCTGYVKSWPQSKMNMVEENEEGGESCNLSCLVVVGRLQTPFTPKKIQEHHHTSDVNPLEFISRQTVDGKFTYVDQRMTPILGYLPQELVGTSIYEYYHVDDIQQLVDTHKLILQSKVRVTSPVYRFKAKDSSFIFMKTTAYAFQNPWTKEVESVVATNTVTQASEYNGQEVSSSGVSADLDVFSTDDETKRKEYGGVNLSMMQSSTCTYPGAGKIGRQIADEVLECQNPPAEPAYMNMIHAEELANELIRAQCLMGSDMPREGTSHDLPPASLQSTIDLHTTTIASPTGSAAVLDEESMMRQLSPHMPPREALIPPNGGHVGTHSADMGGDYDDNLMMNQMPSDRMVQVPGNGLIPRNGALEHDGMNWDNQGAIDGVIEPNAMLGIPEHSSENNDEATMSILMSLLEADAGLGGPVDFSDLPWPL; this is translated from the exons ATGCATTCACCCGA GCAAAATCACAGTGAAATTGAAAAGCGGCGACGGGATAAAATGAACATGTACATCACGGAACTAGCAAGTCTTATTCCAATGTGCAGTGCCATGAACAGGAAACTCGACAGGCTCACAGTTCTGCGGATGGCTGTACAACACATGAAAACATTGCCAGGGTCGGGCCGATCATGTCCTGAGCCAAGCCTAAAGCCACCGTTTTTCTCAGATGATGAATATAAACATATGATACTGAAAGCGGCCGACGGTTTCCTGTTTGTTGTAAGCTGTGATCGAGGGCGTATTTTATATGTGTCTACGTCGGTCAGCACAAGTTTGAACTACTCCCAG TCTGATCTGATGGGTCAAAGTCTGTTTGACTTTCTCCACCCCAAGGATATACAAATGGTCAAGGATCACCTGTCCTCCTCCGATCTAGCCAGGCGAGATAGATTTATCGATCCGAAAA CGATGCAGCCTGTGAAGACTGAGATGGCCAATAATTTGTCACAATTTGTTCCCGGTGCTAGAAGGTCGTTTTATTGTCGTATGAAGACAGgctcaaaaagtgaaaaagttcCCGATGTGAAAATAGAAAAAGGTGCTGTGATGGATTCAGTTCGGCGGAGACGAATTG AGAAGAAAAATTATGCTGTGATACACTGTACTGGCTATGTGAAGTCTTGGCCGCAGTCAAAGATGAACATGGTCGAAGAAAATGAGGAAGGAGGGGAGAGTTGCAATCTCAGTTGTCTCGTCGTGGTCGGGAGACTGCAGACGCCGTTTACACCGAAAAAGATACAAGAACACCATCACACTTCAGATGTCAATCCATTGGAGTTCATATCTCGGCAGACGGTCGACGGAAAGTTTACATATGTTGATCAGAG GATGACACCGATTCTTGGATATCTCCCCCAGGAATTGGTCGGGACGTCCATTTACGAATATTATCATGTTGACGATATACAACAGCTTGTTGACACTCATAAATTGA TTTTACAAAGCAAAGTCCGTGTGACATCCCCGGTGTATCGGTTCAAAGCCAAAGACTCCTCCTTCATTTTCATGAAGACAACAGCCTACGCCTTCCAGAACCCCTGGACGAAAGAGGTGGAGAGTGTGGTGGCCACTAACACCGTCACGCA GGCGTCGGAGTATAATGGTCAGGAAGTGAGCAGCTCTGGGGTGTCTGCTGATCTTGACGTCTTCTCAACAGATGATGAAACAAAGAGGAAAGAAT ATGGTGGAGTTAATCTCAGTATGATGCAGAGCAGCACGTGCACATATCCGGGAGCTGGGAAAATCGGACGACAGATTGCTGATGAAGTTTTAGAATGCCAAAA CCCTCCGGCAGAGCCGGCCTACATGAATATGATTCATGCTGAGGAGTTAGCGAACGAGTTAATACGTGCCCAGTGTTTAATGGGCAGTGA CATGCCACGGGAGGGCACCAGTCATGATCTGCCTCCAGCATCCCTGCAAAGTACCATTGATCTTCAT ACAACAACCATAGCTAGTCCTACTGGTAGTGCAG CTGTATTGGATGAGGAGAGCATGATGCGGCAGCTCAGCCCGCACATGCCGCCCAGAGAGGCTTTGATACCACCGAACGGCGGTCATGTGGGTACGCACTCCGCTGACATGGGAG GCGACTACGATGACAATCTGATGATGAACCAGATGCCATCAGACCGAATGGTCCAGGTGCCCGGCAATGGGTTAATTCCAAGGAATGGTGCCTTGGAGCATG ATGGGATGAACTGGGACAACCAGGGTGCAATAGATGGTGTCATAGAACCAAATGCCATGCTCGGAATACCGGAACACTCGAGTGAAAATAACGATGAAGCTACAATGTCGATTTTAATGAGTTTGCTAGAGGCAGATGCGGGACTTGGGGGGCCTGTGGACTTCAGTGATCTGCCTTGGCCTCTCTGA